The genomic window CGCCTGCAAGAAGCCCAAGCTCTTCCTCTCCGGCGCCAACGACCAGTACGCCCCCGCCGCGAAGCTGAAAGAAGTCGTCGCGCTCGCCGCGGAACCCACGCTGCTCGTCCTCATCGCCGGCGCCGACCACTTCTTTGCCGGCAAGATCAAGGAAGCGCAGCGCGCCATCGAGGACTGGATCCGCACCTTACTGCACCACCACTAGCGAGCGACTCCGCCGCGCTGGACTCTCTCGCAGGGGCGTGACTCCGCCGCGCCGTCCAGTCCCGCTTCTTATTTTTGTTGGCGGGCTTCAGCCCGCCAAAAGCGCCGTGAAATAATCTCTTTCCGATGCCGCGCAAGCCCGCAGGCGCCCCGCCCCTCGACGAGAAGCTCGCGCACGACATGCGCGCCACCGCGCGCGACATCTTCCTCCACGCCCTCGCCGAGACCTCCATCGCCAAGGCCTTCGAGCGCCACGTGAGCTACTCGCGCGGCATCCTGCGCGTCTGCGACGACCTCTACGACCTCGGCGCCTACAACCGCATCTTCGTCCTCGCGCTCGGCAAGGCCGCGCACACCATGCTCGAAGCGCTGGCCTCCCAGGTCGGCCCGGGGCTCGCCGGCATCGTCGCCGCGCCCACCGACCCCGACGCCCAGCTCCCCGGCTTCCGTTATTACAAGGGTGGACACCCGCTGCCCAACGCTGAATCGCTTCGCGCCGGCGACGCCGCGCTCAAGGCCATGCACAGCCTCACGCCGAAGTCGCTCGCGCTCTACCTCATCTCCGGCGGAGGCTCCGCGGTCATCGAGAAGCCCATCGACTCCGACATCCCGCTCGAAGACGTCGTTGCCACCTACCGCGCGCTGGTGCACTGCGGCGCGCCCATCGCCGAGATCAACGCCATCCGCAAGCATCTCTCGGCGCTCAAGGGCGGGCGGCTCGCCGCCGCCGCGCCCGAGGCCCAGCACCTTTCCATCATGATCTCCGACGTGCCCGACCACGCGCTCGACTCGCTCGCCTCCGGCCCGACCATGCCCGACTCCTCCACCGCCGACGACTGCTACGCCATCGCGCGAAAGCACAAGCTGCTGCCCATGCTGCCGGGATCGGTGCGCGAGCTGTTCGAGCGGCACGCGCTCGCCGAGACGCCGAAGAAAGATGAGCCGGTCTTCGTCCGCTCGCGCTGGTGGGCGGTGCTGTCGAACGAGGCCGCGCAGAAGCTGGCGGCGGCGCAGGCGGCTGCGCACGGCTTCGCCGTCGAGCTCGACAACTCTTGCGACGACTGGGACTACCGCAAGGCCGCGGATCACCTGCTGAAGCGGCTGCGGAAGCTGCGCGAAGGCGTCTCGCGCGTCTGCCTGATCTCGGGCGGCGAGGTCACCGTGCGCGTGGAAGGGAACTCCGGACTCGGCGGGCGCAACCAGCAGTTCGCGCTTTACTGCGCGCAGCAGATCGCGGGGGAGAACATCGCGGTGCTCAGCGCCGGCACCGACGGGGTGGACGGCAACAGCTCCGCCGCCGGCGCCATCGCCGACGGCACCACCGTCCCGCGCGCCCGGGCTGCCGGCGCCGACCCGGTGCAAGCCCTCGCGCGCTTCGACGCCTTCCCGCTCTTCGAAGGCCTGGGCGACGCCGTCATCAGCGGCCCCACCGGCAACAACGTCCGCGACCTGCGCATCCTGCTGGCTTACTGAGGATTGTTCTTCAACGCAGAGGCGCAAAGTCCCCCGACGACAAGAAAGAAAAACCTCTGCGCCCTTCGCGCCTCTGCGTTGAAGACGATCTAGAAGAAGCGCGTCACGCCCTCTTCCAGGACGACGACCTTGTCGCTCACCCCGTGCGCGGCCGACTCCTCGGCCAGCAGGCGCAGGGGCTCATCCATCGGCTCGTGCGAGAGC from Terriglobales bacterium includes these protein-coding regions:
- a CDS encoding DUF4147 domain-containing protein; translation: MPRKPAGAPPLDEKLAHDMRATARDIFLHALAETSIAKAFERHVSYSRGILRVCDDLYDLGAYNRIFVLALGKAAHTMLEALASQVGPGLAGIVAAPTDPDAQLPGFRYYKGGHPLPNAESLRAGDAALKAMHSLTPKSLALYLISGGGSAVIEKPIDSDIPLEDVVATYRALVHCGAPIAEINAIRKHLSALKGGRLAAAAPEAQHLSIMISDVPDHALDSLASGPTMPDSSTADDCYAIARKHKLLPMLPGSVRELFERHALAETPKKDEPVFVRSRWWAVLSNEAAQKLAAAQAAAHGFAVELDNSCDDWDYRKAADHLLKRLRKLREGVSRVCLISGGEVTVRVEGNSGLGGRNQQFALYCAQQIAGENIAVLSAGTDGVDGNSSAAGAIADGTTVPRARAAGADPVQALARFDAFPLFEGLGDAVISGPTGNNVRDLRILLAY